A stretch of the Porifericola rhodea genome encodes the following:
- a CDS encoding choice-of-anchor D domain-containing protein, whose translation MTNYLKLPVFAICLIFGALILFILKSTDTHAHSSDHHILYSDVISTEKAYKFKPQGTVDGEIKVIGNNQSISDGDSKPSAKDSTYFGLAHIDSTTITKTYWIKYTGPDSLVIEGLISSSSEEFVVSKQPSATVVASGDSVSFEVTYIPLSITDEGEYTQATIIVPNNVSDENSFSFDVQGEGAGIVEAIIKGNNQHIQNNDIIPEEDDFTSFGEADIKKDTITHTFWILNEGNYEMALGDITSNSPEFIIKQPFNNIVPKGDSISFQISFDPSIAGDAFALINVPNTDNQGNDLYIFAVNGIGTENPIIEVEGLSVLITNGDTTPGETDDTYYGRTDIEGDGHTHTFWIHNRGTAALLITQPVSSGLSEFSVVQPKGLSSSDTLSIPSEDSISFTVTFKPKELKGYISLISIESNDKEDSLYTFHVGGKGSGKVDISVKGNNQLIANGDITPSSKDNTLFNSLIVNLESETHSFWIVNSGNDTLHVESPILMEHEGEFELIPPSHFSIPPSDSVSFKVNYAPTDEGSDEALITIHNDDQDDAIYIFKVVAEGGIPYFNGLPVAVSDSFATPKEEVLYANVLTESGIDTLSHDGDHRVYLLHEVSQGQLTLEENGDFTYLPPTGFWGSVSFTYELCDKDNDCSTAKVNIQVEGSGIKTYNAFSPDDDGINDSWEIDNIHNYPENQVSIFNRWGNVVWEMRGYDNEGVSWKGEANTGLKVGSKLPDGTYFYIIQAEGLSNEQGYIVISRNR comes from the coding sequence ATGACAAATTATCTCAAACTTCCGGTGTTTGCTATATGCCTGATTTTTGGCGCTTTGATTTTATTTATACTAAAATCAACAGACACTCATGCGCATTCATCAGATCATCATATATTATATAGTGATGTAATCTCTACAGAAAAAGCATATAAGTTTAAGCCGCAAGGCACGGTAGATGGTGAAATTAAAGTAATAGGCAATAACCAATCTATCTCAGATGGAGATAGTAAGCCTTCGGCAAAAGATAGCACTTACTTTGGCCTTGCCCATATTGACTCTACCACTATTACTAAGACTTACTGGATAAAGTACACCGGCCCGGACTCACTCGTAATTGAAGGCCTGATAAGCAGTAGCTCAGAGGAGTTTGTTGTAAGCAAACAACCTTCTGCCACAGTGGTTGCCTCCGGAGATAGTGTCAGCTTTGAAGTTACCTATATCCCTTTAAGCATCACTGATGAGGGCGAATATACCCAGGCAACCATAATTGTTCCTAACAATGTAAGTGATGAAAATTCTTTCAGCTTTGATGTACAAGGCGAAGGGGCAGGTATTGTAGAGGCTATCATAAAAGGTAATAATCAGCATATTCAGAACAATGATATTATTCCTGAAGAAGACGACTTCACTTCTTTCGGAGAAGCCGACATTAAGAAAGATACCATTACCCATACTTTCTGGATTCTTAATGAAGGGAACTATGAGATGGCCCTGGGTGACATCACAAGCAATTCTCCAGAATTTATCATTAAACAACCTTTTAATAATATCGTACCCAAAGGTGATAGTATCAGCTTTCAAATATCATTTGATCCTTCAATAGCCGGAGATGCATTTGCCCTCATTAATGTACCCAACACTGACAATCAGGGTAATGATCTTTACATTTTTGCCGTTAACGGTATTGGTACTGAAAACCCCATCATTGAAGTAGAGGGTCTATCGGTGCTTATTACTAATGGGGATACTACGCCCGGTGAAACAGACGACACCTACTACGGTAGAACAGATATTGAAGGTGATGGACATACGCATACCTTCTGGATTCATAACCGAGGTACTGCCGCATTACTTATTACCCAGCCTGTATCTAGTGGTCTTTCAGAGTTTAGTGTGGTACAACCTAAAGGGCTTAGTTCTTCAGACACCTTATCCATTCCATCTGAAGATAGCATTAGTTTTACAGTCACCTTTAAACCAAAAGAACTAAAAGGTTACATTTCTCTTATCTCTATAGAAAGTAACGATAAAGAAGATAGCCTTTATACTTTCCATGTGGGAGGTAAAGGTTCCGGAAAAGTTGATATAAGTGTAAAGGGGAACAATCAGCTAATCGCAAACGGGGATATTACTCCCAGTTCTAAAGATAATACACTGTTTAACTCCCTTATCGTTAATCTGGAAAGTGAAACTCACTCTTTTTGGATTGTCAATAGCGGAAATGATACACTTCACGTTGAAAGCCCCATTCTGATGGAGCATGAGGGGGAGTTTGAGTTAATACCCCCATCGCACTTTTCCATACCTCCTTCTGATAGCGTAAGCTTTAAGGTGAACTATGCACCCACTGACGAAGGCTCCGACGAAGCCCTGATTACCATCCACAATGATGATCAGGATGACGCTATATATATTTTTAAGGTAGTGGCCGAAGGCGGAATCCCTTACTTTAACGGCCTACCCGTAGCCGTTTCAGATTCTTTTGCTACGCCAAAAGAAGAGGTTCTCTATGCTAATGTACTTACAGAAAGTGGAATTGATACCTTGAGCCACGATGGTGATCATCGGGTCTATTTACTTCATGAGGTCAGTCAAGGTCAGCTCACTTTAGAGGAAAACGGAGACTTTACATACCTACCTCCTACTGGTTTCTGGGGTTCGGTTTCTTTTACTTACGAGCTATGTGATAAAGATAACGACTGCTCTACAGCAAAGGTAAATATACAGGTAGAAGGTAGCGGAATAAAAACTTATAATGCCTTCTCTCCGGACGACGACGGAATCAATGACAGCTGGGAAATAGATAATATCCACAATTATCCGGAAAATCAGGTATCCATTTTTAACCGCTGGGGCAATGTAGTCTGGGAGATGAGAGGCTACGATAACGAGGGGGTATCATGGAAAGGTGAAGCTAACACTGGCCTCAAAGTAGGCAGCAAACTTCCGGATGGCACATACTTTTACATCATTCAGGCCGAAGGCTTAAGCAACGAACAAGGTTATATAGTAATTAGCAGAAATAGGTAA
- a CDS encoding universal stress protein, translated as MEKILVPTDLADHSELALQYAIDFGLKNKAQIVLFNDAIKEEDVEKSTSGLEKAVSDIKSSHSAANDLSIEQKSDKGPVLEGISKMLKESRFDLISMVTHDDHSLDQNIGSISTKIAQKGKAPSILVPENNTYEAIKKILIVNDFTDSRSDVPAFKHLNTVLQSLNAQASLLQATFTAAKVKSSDNPATVLGAIKPEESEKVSFDTYPKLIQEVKEHAQKTGVQMIFIPSGQAIFEKIFVGNLSRKIALATRLPVYIYF; from the coding sequence ATGGAAAAAATACTAGTGCCAACTGATTTGGCAGATCATTCGGAATTAGCATTGCAATACGCTATTGATTTTGGCTTAAAAAACAAAGCCCAAATTGTTCTTTTCAATGATGCTATTAAAGAAGAGGATGTAGAAAAATCTACATCAGGGTTGGAGAAAGCTGTATCTGACATCAAAAGTAGCCATAGTGCTGCCAACGATTTAAGTATTGAGCAAAAATCGGATAAAGGTCCAGTACTTGAAGGTATTAGCAAGATGCTGAAAGAAAGCAGATTTGACCTTATTAGTATGGTAACTCATGATGACCACAGCCTGGATCAGAATATTGGTAGTATCTCAACAAAAATTGCACAGAAAGGCAAAGCACCGTCTATTTTAGTCCCTGAAAATAATACTTACGAGGCCATAAAGAAGATACTTATTGTAAATGATTTTACTGATTCACGCTCAGATGTACCAGCTTTTAAACACCTGAATACTGTGCTGCAATCTTTAAATGCCCAGGCTTCTTTACTTCAGGCTACCTTCACTGCGGCTAAGGTAAAGAGCAGTGACAACCCAGCAACTGTTTTAGGAGCTATAAAACCCGAAGAGAGTGAAAAAGTAAGTTTTGACACTTACCCTAAATTAATACAGGAGGTAAAGGAGCATGCTCAAAAGACTGGAGTTCAGATGATCTTTATTCCAAGCGGGCAGGCAATTTTTGAAAAGATATTTGTAGGTAACTTATCCCGTAAAATTGCCTTAGCCACTCGACTTCCAGTCTACATTTATTTTTAA
- a CDS encoding Na-K-Cl cotransporter, with translation MRFISRVAQNVSSSSSDNGKLGTFGGVFVPSLLTILGVIMYLRFGWVVGNVGLVGTLLIVTLSTSITFLTSLSIAAISTDQVVRTGGAYYMISRSLGIETGGAVGIPLFLAQALSVALYVIGFAESLTDVFPVLNIKIVGIVVTIGIAMLALFSTKATIRSQYFILAAIAISLLSLIFGKPLEATNVEMWGAPSEKSESFWVVFAVFFPAVTGIMAGVNLSGDLENPSRSIPKGTFMAVGVGYIIYMTLPIILASRADAITLLSDPLVMRRISWWGDAILLGVWGATLSSAVGSILGAPRILQALAKDRVLPHYMQWLGKGTGKDNIPRAGTLLTMVVAILAVYLGNLDVIAPVLSMFFLTTYGVLNIAAGIETLLGSPSFRPSFKVHWAFSFLGAAGCLAVMFLINATATLVAAFFVSVIFVWLKRRGIQTAFGDVRRGLWLAVARSALLRVNKIPDAKNWRPNILILSGAPTKRWHLITLGADFTGGQALMTVSTVIKAPDVPFERLQKMEDNIREFLQSRRVQALVRVVSAEDPFVGGERLVSMYGIGGLVPNTVMLGDTQEMSHHRPYCDMIRHFYEARRNVIIVRAEEDDNFGERKRIDLWWGGLNKNGGLMLLMTYLLHNSLNWQNADVVVKMVVSDESAEEKTRKNIDDIIHNMRVKFDRQVIVSHGRSFWEILHEESQEADLVMLGLAEPKDTFLEYYEDLSRKTLELPPTVFVLAAQELDFKEVLL, from the coding sequence ATGAGATTTATCTCTCGCGTTGCTCAAAACGTATCGAGCTCATCATCAGACAATGGCAAATTAGGAACCTTTGGAGGAGTCTTTGTCCCATCTCTTCTAACCATTTTAGGAGTAATAATGTATTTGCGCTTTGGTTGGGTAGTAGGAAATGTAGGTCTGGTGGGCACTCTTCTGATCGTGACTCTTTCTACCAGCATTACGTTTTTGACCTCTCTTTCTATTGCTGCTATATCAACAGATCAGGTAGTGCGTACGGGGGGGGCATACTACATGATTAGCCGATCATTAGGAATAGAAACGGGTGGAGCAGTAGGCATACCCTTGTTTTTGGCGCAGGCTCTTTCAGTTGCCCTGTATGTCATTGGCTTTGCCGAAAGTTTAACTGATGTCTTTCCGGTACTTAATATTAAAATAGTAGGCATAGTAGTAACTATAGGAATTGCCATGCTTGCTCTGTTTTCTACTAAAGCCACCATACGTTCTCAGTACTTCATTTTGGCGGCCATAGCCATCTCCTTATTATCTCTGATTTTTGGAAAGCCCCTGGAAGCTACAAACGTAGAAATGTGGGGAGCTCCCTCCGAAAAGAGTGAAAGTTTTTGGGTTGTATTTGCTGTATTTTTCCCCGCCGTTACTGGTATTATGGCTGGTGTTAATTTGTCTGGAGATCTGGAGAACCCTTCACGTTCCATTCCTAAAGGAACATTCATGGCAGTAGGCGTAGGATATATCATTTATATGACGCTTCCTATAATTTTGGCCAGTCGTGCTGATGCTATAACCTTATTAAGTGACCCATTGGTTATGCGGAGAATCTCCTGGTGGGGAGATGCCATACTGTTAGGAGTCTGGGGGGCTACACTTTCCAGCGCCGTAGGTAGTATTTTAGGTGCACCGCGCATTCTGCAGGCCCTGGCTAAAGACAGAGTTTTGCCTCATTATATGCAATGGTTAGGTAAGGGTACAGGTAAAGACAACATACCACGTGCTGGTACCCTTCTAACTATGGTAGTTGCTATACTAGCTGTATATTTAGGAAATCTGGATGTGATAGCTCCAGTGCTCAGTATGTTTTTTCTGACAACTTATGGAGTGCTTAATATTGCCGCCGGTATTGAGACCCTTCTAGGAAGCCCCTCTTTCAGACCTAGCTTTAAAGTTCACTGGGCTTTTTCATTTTTAGGAGCTGCGGGTTGTCTGGCAGTAATGTTTCTAATTAATGCTACGGCTACCTTAGTTGCTGCCTTTTTCGTAAGTGTGATATTTGTCTGGCTGAAAAGAAGAGGCATACAGACTGCCTTTGGAGACGTACGTAGAGGGCTTTGGCTGGCAGTAGCCCGTTCTGCATTGCTGAGGGTAAACAAGATACCAGATGCTAAAAACTGGCGACCCAATATATTGATACTCTCTGGTGCTCCTACCAAGCGTTGGCATTTGATTACGCTGGGTGCAGACTTTACCGGAGGCCAGGCTTTGATGACGGTTTCTACAGTTATAAAAGCTCCTGATGTTCCTTTTGAGCGCCTCCAGAAAATGGAAGATAATATTCGGGAGTTTTTGCAAAGCCGTAGGGTGCAGGCTCTGGTGAGGGTAGTAAGTGCGGAAGATCCGTTTGTAGGTGGAGAACGCTTGGTGAGTATGTACGGGATTGGTGGCCTGGTACCGAATACAGTTATGCTCGGAGATACGCAGGAGATGTCTCATCATAGGCCATACTGCGATATGATCAGGCATTTTTATGAGGCTCGGCGAAATGTAATCATCGTTCGTGCTGAAGAAGACGACAACTTTGGCGAGCGAAAAAGGATTGATCTTTGGTGGGGAGGGCTTAACAAAAACGGAGGCCTTATGCTGCTAATGACATATCTTCTGCACAATAGTCTCAACTGGCAAAATGCTGATGTGGTAGTAAAAATGGTGGTTTCAGATGAGAGTGCCGAAGAAAAGACGCGTAAAAATATTGACGATATCATTCATAATATGAGGGTGAAATTTGACCGACAGGTTATCGTTTCTCATGGAAGGTCATTTTGGGAAATCCTTCACGAGGAGTCACAAGAGGCAGACTTAGTAATGTTAGGATTAGCCGAACCTAAAGATACGTTTTTAGAGTATTACGAAGACCTCAGTAGAAAGACTCTTGAGTTGCCACCTACTGTCTTTGTATTGGCAGCACAGGAGTTAGACTTTAAGGAAGTATTACTTTAA
- the rnc gene encoding ribonuclease III translates to MVPVLSRFKSAFTTLLICILPTWILKSVRAYPDEDKRLIEAIKRIVGSYPVNLELYRLATKHISVAKKNMFGLKESNERLEYLGDAVLSTVVAEYLFKKYPYKDEGFLTDIRSRIVNRESLNKVAKKIGVSNIIVYDQSNLHSNGKSKLSHKSIDGDTLEALVGAVYLDKGFSYCKNFILKRLLTPHFDLENIISTNPNYKSTIIEWAQKSNKDIRFEIVDTLGNAQFKEFIAQITIDGNPICTGSGLSKKKAEQSASQKALEILDTESEDE, encoded by the coding sequence GTGGTCCCTGTCCTCAGCAGGTTTAAAAGTGCTTTTACTACGCTTCTTATTTGTATCCTACCTACCTGGATACTTAAAAGTGTACGCGCTTATCCTGATGAGGACAAACGCCTGATTGAAGCTATTAAACGGATAGTCGGTAGCTATCCGGTAAACCTGGAACTTTACCGACTGGCCACTAAACATATTTCTGTTGCCAAGAAAAACATGTTCGGTCTTAAAGAGTCTAACGAAAGGCTGGAATACCTTGGCGATGCGGTACTAAGTACTGTAGTAGCAGAGTACCTCTTCAAAAAATATCCGTACAAAGACGAAGGCTTCCTTACAGATATTCGCTCACGTATTGTCAATCGTGAATCTCTGAACAAGGTGGCCAAAAAGATTGGTGTAAGCAATATTATTGTTTATGACCAGTCAAACCTACACTCCAACGGAAAGAGCAAATTAAGCCATAAATCTATTGATGGCGATACGCTAGAAGCACTCGTAGGTGCCGTGTATCTGGATAAAGGCTTTAGCTATTGTAAAAATTTTATTCTGAAGCGACTGCTTACCCCCCACTTTGACCTGGAAAATATCATCAGCACCAACCCTAACTACAAGAGCACTATCATTGAATGGGCTCAAAAAAGCAATAAAGATATCCGCTTTGAAATTGTAGATACTTTAGGTAATGCCCAGTTCAAAGAATTTATTGCTCAAATCACTATAGATGGGAATCCAATATGTACCGGAAGTGGTTTAAGTAAAAAGAAGGCCGAACAAAGTGCGTCTCAAAAAGCTTTAGAAATACTTGATACTGAAAGCGAAGACGAGTAG
- a CDS encoding Hsp20/alpha crystallin family protein has protein sequence MTLIRYNNWMPKFFDDNFTKELDQWFGHENAGFNSTPAVNVKENKDAYELEVAVPGMKKEDFKIEIDKDVLTIAAQIEDKKEDSDKEGNYMRREFHYQSFKRSFHLPKNQVNGDKIAAKYKDGVLYLNVPKREEAKEKPARMIEIA, from the coding sequence ATGACACTTATAAGATATAACAACTGGATGCCTAAGTTCTTTGACGACAATTTTACTAAAGAACTAGACCAATGGTTTGGCCACGAAAATGCCGGCTTTAATAGCACTCCTGCAGTTAACGTAAAAGAGAACAAAGATGCTTACGAACTGGAAGTAGCTGTACCGGGCATGAAAAAAGAAGATTTCAAGATAGAAATTGATAAAGACGTGTTAACCATCGCTGCGCAGATAGAAGATAAAAAAGAAGATAGCGATAAAGAGGGCAACTATATGCGAAGAGAGTTCCACTACCAGAGCTTTAAGCGTAGCTTCCATCTACCTAAAAATCAGGTAAATGGGGATAAAATTGCCGCAAAATATAAGGATGGTGTTCTTTACCTCAATGTACCTAAAAGAGAAGAGGCAAAAGAAAAGCCAGCCCGAATGATAGAAATCGCATAA
- a CDS encoding J domain-containing protein: MNYKDYYKILGVDKSASQDAIKKAYRKLAVKYHPDKNPDNKEAEEKFKDIAEAYEVLKDPEKRKRYDELGANWKYYQQHGPDPGWGSFGGRPQGSRVQFEGDLNDLFGNSGFSDFFESFFGGFGGSAGRRSGGFGFQQAFKGQDLEAQISITLEEAYHGATHLIHVNGQKIRIKLKPGLEDGKTLRIKGKGGPGQEGGPAGDLYLHVSVSPHQQFERKGRDLYTDLPIDLYTAILGGKVEVNTLKGKIKINIVEGTENGKTLRLKGLGMPVEDSDTKGDLYAKVMVNLPKNLSEEERKLFEKLKSMRAKKSAYA; the protein is encoded by the coding sequence ATGAACTATAAAGACTATTACAAAATACTAGGGGTAGATAAAAGTGCTTCTCAGGATGCTATCAAAAAAGCGTACCGCAAGTTAGCTGTTAAATATCATCCTGATAAAAACCCAGACAATAAAGAAGCCGAAGAAAAGTTTAAAGACATTGCTGAAGCTTATGAAGTACTAAAGGATCCCGAAAAGCGTAAACGCTACGATGAGTTAGGTGCGAACTGGAAATACTATCAACAACATGGCCCTGATCCAGGCTGGGGCAGTTTCGGGGGAAGACCACAAGGCTCCAGAGTACAGTTTGAGGGCGATTTAAATGACCTTTTTGGCAACTCAGGCTTTTCCGACTTTTTTGAAAGCTTCTTTGGAGGCTTTGGAGGAAGCGCTGGTAGGCGTAGTGGAGGATTTGGTTTTCAACAAGCCTTTAAAGGGCAAGACCTTGAAGCTCAGATAAGTATAACCCTGGAGGAGGCTTATCATGGAGCCACTCACCTGATACATGTTAATGGCCAAAAAATCCGAATAAAGCTAAAACCAGGTCTTGAAGACGGAAAAACTTTAAGAATAAAAGGTAAAGGCGGGCCTGGTCAGGAGGGCGGACCTGCTGGAGATCTATACCTGCATGTAAGCGTGAGTCCTCATCAGCAGTTTGAGCGCAAAGGACGTGACCTTTATACCGACTTGCCCATAGATTTATATACCGCCATTCTTGGGGGTAAAGTTGAAGTAAATACCCTAAAGGGTAAAATCAAAATAAATATTGTAGAAGGCACCGAAAATGGTAAAACCTTAAGATTAAAGGGACTGGGTATGCCCGTAGAAGACAGTGATACTAAAGGAGACCTCTACGCCAAAGTGATGGTAAACCTACCCAAGAACTTAAGTGAAGAAGAAAGGAAACTTTTTGAAAAACTAAAAAGCATGAGAGCTAAGAAAAGTGCCTACGCCTAA
- a CDS encoding acyl carrier protein, producing MSEIAQKVKGIIIDKLGVEESEVTPEASFTNDLGADSLDTVELIMEFEKEFNISIPDDQAENIATVGQAISYLEENVK from the coding sequence ATGTCAGAAATAGCGCAAAAAGTAAAAGGTATTATTATTGACAAGCTTGGAGTAGAAGAGTCTGAGGTGACTCCTGAAGCAAGCTTCACCAACGATCTAGGTGCCGATTCACTGGACACAGTAGAGCTGATCATGGAATTTGAAAAAGAATTTAACATTTCTATTCCTGATGATCAGGCTGAAAATATCGCTACTGTTGGCCAGGCAATTTCTTACCTGGAAGAAAACGTAAAGTAA
- the fabF gene encoding beta-ketoacyl-ACP synthase II yields MNSRRVVVTGLGALTPLGNTVAEYWQGLSNGVSGSAPITSFDAEKFKTRFACELKNFDPINYFDRKEARKMDACTQYAMVAADEAIQDAQLALDKLDPERIGVIWGSGIGGLKTFQDEVSYFAQGDGTPRFNPFFIPKMIVDITPGHISIKYGFRGPNFSTVSACASATHAIIDSYTYIKLGKADMIVTGGSEAAVCEAGVGGFGAMKALSERNDAPETASRPFDKDRDGFVLGEGAGALILEEYEHAKARGAKIYAEVIGNGMTGDAYHITAPHPDGVGVKQVMLLALKDAGIDPSEVDYINVHGTSTSLGDISEVNAIKDVFGDHAYKLNISSTKSMTGHLLGAAGAIESVATIMAIQNNLVPPTINHFTDDENIDPKLNLTFNKAQERTVNTAISNTFGFGGHNTSVVFRKFDA; encoded by the coding sequence ATGAATTCAAGGAGAGTTGTAGTTACAGGATTAGGCGCACTTACCCCTTTAGGAAATACCGTTGCTGAGTATTGGCAGGGTTTATCTAATGGAGTAAGTGGGTCTGCTCCCATTACTAGTTTTGATGCGGAGAAATTTAAAACCAGATTTGCCTGTGAACTAAAGAACTTCGACCCTATTAATTATTTTGATAGAAAAGAAGCCAGAAAAATGGACGCCTGCACCCAATATGCTATGGTGGCGGCAGACGAAGCCATACAAGATGCTCAGCTAGCACTAGATAAGCTAGATCCTGAGCGCATAGGTGTAATCTGGGGTTCTGGTATTGGTGGACTTAAAACATTTCAGGATGAAGTGTCTTATTTTGCACAGGGGGATGGTACACCTCGTTTTAATCCTTTCTTTATCCCTAAAATGATCGTGGATATTACTCCTGGTCATATCTCGATAAAGTACGGTTTTCGCGGCCCTAACTTCTCTACAGTTTCTGCCTGCGCTTCTGCTACTCATGCAATTATTGACTCTTATACCTACATCAAGCTAGGTAAAGCCGATATGATTGTAACTGGTGGTTCTGAAGCTGCTGTTTGCGAAGCTGGAGTAGGAGGTTTTGGGGCTATGAAAGCTCTTTCTGAAAGAAATGATGCTCCAGAAACCGCCTCTCGCCCGTTTGACAAAGACCGTGACGGCTTTGTATTAGGTGAAGGTGCCGGAGCGCTTATCCTTGAAGAGTATGAGCACGCCAAAGCACGTGGTGCTAAAATTTATGCTGAAGTTATCGGTAATGGCATGACAGGCGACGCCTATCATATCACTGCTCCACATCCCGACGGTGTGGGTGTAAAGCAGGTGATGTTACTTGCCCTTAAAGATGCCGGAATAGACCCTAGCGAAGTAGATTACATTAATGTACATGGTACTTCTACCTCTTTAGGTGACATCAGCGAAGTAAATGCCATTAAAGATGTCTTTGGCGATCATGCCTACAAACTTAACATTAGCTCTACCAAGTCTATGACGGGTCACCTTTTAGGTGCCGCCGGAGCTATAGAGTCTGTAGCCACAATTATGGCCATTCAGAATAACCTTGTGCCACCTACCATCAACCATTTTACGGATGATGAGAACATAGATCCGAAGCTTAACTTGACTTTCAATAAAGCTCAGGAAAGAACAGTAAATACTGCTATCAGTAATACTTTCGGCTTTGGAGGACACAATACATCAGTAGTTTTCAGAAAATTTGATGCTTAG
- the nadE gene encoding NAD(+) synthase — translation MSKLRVAGAALNQIPIDWKTNFDNIVFAIEEAKEQEVDILCLPELTICGYGCEDLFLSDWLYEKALLQLKEITTVCSDITVAVGLPLKYENKNYNVACLIHNQEILGFTAKQFLANDGVHYETRWFTPWPANRQEKIHILGKDYPIGDLIHEARGLKIAFEICEDAWRLKERPGYRHAEKGVDLILNPSASHFSFNKSAYRETLVIPASKEFSCTYVFANMLGNESGRIIFDGEIMIAQEGKLLQKNQRFSYENINILSSLIDFAHPEYSEAASSKDSKAKEVEFVRAQTLGLFDYMRKSRSKGYVISLSGGADSSSCTVLVAEMIRRGVRELGYRKFLQKAGLTELLQHIEKQSLPNDLEIAKAITKVLLTTAYQGTVNSSDDTLNAALSLASSIGATFFQWKVDENVATYRQTIENALERKMSWEADDIALQNIQARVRIPGIWMLTNIKGALLIATNNRSEADVGYTTMDGDTSGSIAPIAAVDKYFLLQWLRWAEQELGYTGLAKVNSLNPTAELRPLERTQTDENDLMPYPILAQIERLAIRKWLPPTEVYRILLAEKLEDDELLKTHIKKFFRLWSRNQWKRERVAPAFHVDDFNVDPKTWCRFPILSGGFEEELRELDEL, via the coding sequence ATGAGTAAACTTAGAGTTGCAGGCGCCGCCCTTAACCAGATTCCAATTGACTGGAAAACAAACTTTGACAACATAGTTTTCGCAATAGAAGAAGCAAAAGAACAGGAAGTAGATATACTTTGCCTGCCTGAGCTTACGATTTGTGGTTATGGTTGCGAAGACCTTTTTCTAAGTGATTGGCTCTATGAGAAAGCCTTACTTCAGCTGAAAGAAATTACGACTGTTTGTAGCGACATTACGGTGGCAGTAGGGCTCCCCCTAAAGTATGAGAATAAAAATTATAATGTCGCCTGCCTCATCCACAACCAGGAGATTCTTGGCTTTACGGCCAAACAGTTTTTGGCTAATGATGGCGTACACTACGAAACACGCTGGTTTACTCCCTGGCCTGCCAATCGTCAGGAGAAAATACATATCCTTGGTAAAGACTATCCTATCGGTGACCTGATACATGAAGCAAGAGGATTAAAAATAGCTTTTGAGATTTGTGAAGATGCATGGAGACTGAAGGAAAGACCTGGGTACCGCCATGCCGAAAAAGGTGTAGACCTTATTCTTAACCCAAGTGCCAGTCATTTTTCTTTTAACAAATCTGCTTATCGTGAGACTTTAGTGATACCCGCCAGCAAAGAGTTTAGCTGCACTTATGTGTTTGCTAATATGCTGGGCAATGAGTCTGGCAGAATTATTTTTGACGGAGAAATAATGATTGCTCAAGAGGGAAAACTGCTTCAGAAGAACCAGCGCTTCTCCTACGAAAATATAAATATTCTAAGTAGTTTAATAGATTTTGCTCACCCGGAATATTCAGAAGCAGCTAGCTCTAAAGATAGTAAAGCGAAGGAAGTTGAGTTTGTACGCGCTCAAACCCTGGGGCTTTTTGATTATATGCGTAAAAGTCGTTCAAAGGGTTATGTGATCTCCCTTAGTGGAGGTGCTGACTCTTCAAGCTGTACAGTTCTGGTCGCCGAAATGATCCGAAGAGGAGTGCGAGAGTTAGGTTATAGAAAATTTCTGCAAAAGGCTGGTCTTACTGAATTATTGCAACATATTGAAAAACAATCTCTCCCCAATGATTTAGAGATTGCAAAAGCTATTACTAAAGTATTGTTAACCACAGCCTATCAGGGAACTGTTAACTCTTCTGACGATACACTAAATGCGGCTCTTTCTCTAGCAAGCTCAATTGGTGCTACTTTTTTTCAGTGGAAGGTGGATGAGAACGTCGCTACTTACCGCCAGACAATTGAAAATGCGCTCGAAAGAAAGATGAGCTGGGAAGCTGATGACATAGCGCTTCAGAATATACAGGCAAGGGTAAGAATTCCGGGTATATGGATGCTTACCAATATAAAAGGAGCATTACTAATTGCGACCAATAATAGAAGTGAGGCTGATGTTGGGTACACCACTATGGATGGCGACACCAGCGGCAGCATAGCACCCATAGCTGCAGTTGATAAGTATTTTTTACTACAATGGTTACGATGGGCTGAGCAGGAATTAGGATACACTGGGTTAGCCAAAGTAAATAGCCTAAACCCTACTGCTGAGCTACGTCCGCTAGAACGTACCCAAACAGATGAAAATGATCTGATGCCCTACCCTATTTTGGCACAGATTGAAAGATTAGCTATTCGCAAATGGCTTCCACCTACTGAAGTCTATCGTATACTTTTAGCCGAAAAGCTGGAAGACGATGAACTTCTTAAAACTCACATTAAAAAGTTTTTCCGCTTATGGTCTAGAAATCAGTGGAAAAGAGAGAGAGTTGCTCCTGCCTTCCACGTGGATGATTTCAATGTAGACCCTAAAACCTGGTGCAGATTCCCTATACTTTCTGGCGGATTTGAAGAAGAACTCCGAGAGCTTGATGAACTATAA